In the Bordetella genomosp. 10 genome, one interval contains:
- the cobA gene encoding uroporphyrinogen-III C-methyltransferase codes for MIPYTSPETRTPAAGAPGKVWLVGAGPGDPELLTIKAARVLAQADVWLIDDLVGAGILDLAAPGTRMIKVGKRGGCRSTPQDFILRLMARHARQGRRVARVKGGDPFIFGRGGEEMAWLAARGIAAEAVGGQTAGLAVGAALGLPLTHRGLSRGVALVTAHTMDGSRPDWRGLAASGLTVVCYMGMSDAASLARECMAAGYAADLPVAAVHRVSCPDQRHVVTTLAGMAEAIARAGLESPAVIVLGEVVSLMETTRLPAAAPWPATHACAAA; via the coding sequence ATGATCCCGTACACGTCTCCTGAAACCCGCACGCCGGCCGCCGGCGCCCCGGGCAAGGTCTGGCTGGTGGGCGCCGGTCCCGGCGATCCCGAACTGCTGACGATCAAGGCCGCCCGCGTCCTCGCCCAGGCCGACGTCTGGCTGATCGACGACCTGGTGGGCGCCGGCATCCTGGACCTGGCCGCGCCGGGCACGCGCATGATCAAGGTCGGCAAGCGCGGCGGCTGCCGCTCGACGCCGCAGGATTTCATCCTGCGGTTGATGGCGCGCCATGCGCGGCAGGGCCGCCGCGTGGCGCGCGTCAAGGGCGGCGACCCCTTCATTTTCGGGCGCGGCGGCGAGGAAATGGCGTGGCTGGCGGCGCGCGGCATCGCCGCGGAAGCCGTCGGCGGGCAGACCGCCGGCCTGGCGGTGGGCGCGGCGCTGGGATTGCCGTTGACGCATCGCGGCCTCAGCCGCGGCGTGGCCCTGGTCACCGCGCACACCATGGACGGCTCGCGTCCCGACTGGCGCGGCCTGGCCGCCAGCGGCCTGACGGTCGTCTGCTACATGGGCATGAGCGATGCCGCCAGCCTGGCGCGGGAATGCATGGCGGCGGGATACGCCGCCGACCTGCCGGTGGCCGCCGTGCATCGCGTCTCCTGTCCGGACCAGCGCCACGTCGTCACTACCCTGGCCGGGATGGCCGAGGCCATCGCGCGCGCCGGCCTGGAAAGCCCCGCGGTGATCGTCCTGGGCGAAGTCGTCTCCTTGATGGAAACGACGCGCCTGCCCGCCGCCGCGCCATGGCCGGCGACACATGCCTGCGCGGCCGCGTGA
- a CDS encoding HU family DNA-binding protein: MATKKAPAKKVSTVAKKAPAKAPAKKAVATKAAPAKKAAAPVSVIKTALNKSQLVTHLVEQTGVEAKSVKLVLASLEGAVLASVNKKGAGEFALPGLFKVSVQKVPAKPKRFGKDPFSGEERWFPAKPASVKVKVRPLKKLKDAAQ, from the coding sequence ATGGCCACTAAAAAAGCTCCTGCTAAGAAAGTTTCCACCGTTGCCAAGAAGGCTCCGGCCAAGGCCCCGGCCAAGAAGGCCGTCGCCACCAAGGCGGCTCCCGCCAAGAAAGCGGCCGCTCCCGTGTCCGTGATCAAGACCGCCCTGAACAAGAGCCAACTGGTGACCCACCTGGTCGAGCAGACTGGCGTCGAAGCCAAGTCGGTCAAGCTGGTCCTGGCCAGCCTGGAAGGCGCCGTGCTGGCTTCCGTGAACAAGAAGGGCGCCGGCGAATTCGCGCTGCCCGGCCTGTTCAAGGTGTCGGTGCAGAAGGTTCCCGCCAAGCCCAAGCGCTTCGGCAAGGATCCCTTCTCCGGCGAAGAGCGCTGGTTCCCGGCCAAGCCGGCTTCGGTCAAGGTCAAGGTCCGTCCGCTGAAGAAGCTGAAGGACGCCGCCCAGTAA
- a CDS encoding nitrite/sulfite reductase, which produces MYVYDPIDQRLVEERVAQFRDQTQRFLSGELTEDDFRVLRLQNGLYIQRHAPMLRVAIPYGMLASRQLRMLAHIARKYDRGYGHFSTRQNMQFNWPKLEQVPDILADLATVQMHAIQTSGNCIRNTTTDHFAGVAADEVTNPLVWCEIIRQWSMLHPEFAFLPRKFKIAVSGAREDRAAVGVHDIGLQAVEQDGVTGFRVWVGGGMGRTPIVGKLIRPFVAWYDLLTYLQAALRVYNLHGRRDNKYKARIKILVKDLTPEVYAKQVEEEWAFIKDGPNRLKQEDLDRIAGRFTWPEYDADAATAADPTPGQADADPAFARWLRKNTHAHRVAGYASVTLSLKATGVPPGDVTDAQMDAIADLADAYSHGELRVSHEQNLILPDVRRDRLHALWEALKPLGLATPNIGLLTNIISCPGGDFCALANAVSIPVAQAIQARFDDLDYLFEIGELDLNISGCINACGHHHVGHIGILGVDKAGEEWYQVTIGGRQHGGENDLNDVDPSRAGGAAIGRIIGPSFAREEVPDVVEKLIQTYLRLRDSDAERFVDVVTRVGIDPFKADVYNEPAKDKAGEPAHA; this is translated from the coding sequence ATGTACGTGTATGACCCCATAGACCAACGTTTGGTCGAGGAGCGCGTCGCCCAGTTCCGCGACCAGACCCAGCGCTTCCTGTCCGGCGAGTTGACGGAGGACGACTTCCGCGTCCTGCGCCTGCAAAACGGCCTCTACATCCAGCGCCATGCGCCCATGCTGCGCGTGGCCATTCCCTACGGCATGCTGGCTTCGCGCCAATTGCGCATGCTGGCCCACATCGCCCGCAAGTACGACCGCGGCTACGGCCATTTCAGCACCCGCCAGAACATGCAGTTCAACTGGCCCAAGCTGGAGCAGGTGCCGGACATCCTGGCCGACCTGGCCACCGTGCAGATGCACGCCATCCAGACCAGCGGCAATTGCATCCGCAACACCACCACCGATCATTTCGCCGGCGTGGCCGCCGATGAGGTGACCAATCCGCTGGTGTGGTGCGAGATCATCCGCCAGTGGTCCATGCTGCACCCCGAATTCGCCTTCCTGCCGCGCAAGTTCAAGATCGCCGTCAGCGGCGCGCGGGAAGACCGCGCGGCCGTCGGCGTGCACGACATCGGCCTGCAGGCGGTCGAGCAGGACGGCGTCACCGGCTTTCGCGTCTGGGTCGGCGGCGGCATGGGCCGCACCCCCATCGTCGGCAAGCTGATCCGCCCCTTCGTCGCCTGGTACGACCTGCTGACCTATCTGCAGGCCGCGCTGCGGGTCTACAACCTGCACGGCCGCCGCGACAACAAGTACAAGGCGCGCATCAAGATCCTGGTCAAGGACCTGACGCCCGAGGTGTACGCGAAGCAGGTCGAGGAGGAATGGGCCTTCATCAAGGACGGCCCCAACCGCCTGAAGCAGGAAGACCTGGACCGCATCGCCGGACGCTTCACCTGGCCGGAATACGATGCCGACGCCGCCACGGCCGCCGACCCGACGCCCGGGCAGGCCGACGCCGACCCGGCCTTCGCGCGCTGGCTGCGCAAGAACACGCACGCGCACCGCGTGGCCGGCTATGCGTCGGTCACGCTGTCGCTGAAGGCCACCGGGGTCCCGCCCGGCGACGTCACCGACGCCCAGATGGACGCCATCGCCGACCTGGCGGACGCGTATTCGCACGGCGAGCTGCGCGTGTCGCACGAGCAGAACCTGATCCTGCCCGACGTCCGCCGCGACCGCCTGCACGCCTTGTGGGAAGCGCTCAAGCCGCTGGGGCTGGCCACGCCCAACATCGGCCTGCTGACCAACATCATTTCCTGTCCCGGCGGCGATTTCTGCGCCCTGGCCAACGCCGTGTCCATCCCGGTGGCGCAGGCCATCCAGGCCCGTTTCGACGATCTGGACTACCTGTTCGAGATCGGCGAGCTGGACCTCAACATCTCCGGCTGCATCAACGCCTGCGGCCACCATCACGTCGGCCACATCGGCATCCTCGGCGTCGACAAGGCCGGCGAGGAGTGGTACCAGGTTACCATCGGCGGACGCCAGCACGGCGGCGAGAACGACCTGAACGACGTCGACCCGTCGCGCGCCGGCGGCGCCGCCATCGGCCGCATCATCGGACCGTCGTTCGCCCGCGAGGAAGTGCCGGACGTGGTCGAGAAACTGATCCAGACCTACCTGCGCCTGCGCGACAGCGACGCGGAACGTTTCGTCGACGTGGTCACGCGCGTCGGCATCGACCCGTTCAAGGCCGACGTCTACAACGAACCCGCCAAGGACAAAGCCGGCGAGCCGGCCCATGCCTGA
- a CDS encoding DUF934 domain-containing protein, producing the protein MPDTQTIMKNLIRYGELIDNTTRRFVPPEGDAAALPPDEPGWEVPLATWLAARDALRAHRHPVAVLLGPADDPAELAQDGERHIDPAGIAYIAIEFPSYTDGRGYSIAQQLRSHYGWQGELRAVGDILIDTIHYQARCGFDSFVVKEGHDPQKALQALGTFTVHYQREYPRPLAA; encoded by the coding sequence ATGCCTGATACCCAGACCATCATGAAGAACCTGATCCGCTACGGCGAGCTCATCGACAACACCACGCGGCGCTTCGTCCCGCCCGAGGGCGACGCCGCCGCCCTGCCGCCCGACGAACCGGGCTGGGAAGTGCCGCTGGCCACCTGGCTGGCGGCGCGCGACGCCTTGCGCGCGCACCGGCATCCGGTGGCGGTACTGCTGGGGCCGGCGGACGATCCGGCCGAACTGGCGCAGGACGGCGAACGCCATATCGATCCCGCGGGAATCGCCTACATCGCCATCGAATTCCCCTCCTACACCGACGGCCGCGGCTACTCCATCGCGCAGCAACTGCGGTCCCATTACGGCTGGCAGGGCGAGCTGCGCGCGGTGGGCGACATCCTGATCGACACCATCCACTACCAGGCGCGCTGCGGCTTCGACAGCTTCGTCGTCAAGGAAGGCCACGATCCGCAAAAGGCCCTGCAGGCCCTGGGAACGTTCACGGTGCACTACCAGCGCGAGTACCCGCGCCCGCTGGCGGCGTAA
- a CDS encoding calcium:proton antiporter, with amino-acid sequence MHLLKQEKFLVLALLLAVAAHSGIMESAAEGGWMAALAASVVLIAAILAASMSVANHAEQLAHKVGDPYGSMLLTLAAVAVEVIVLGIVLVNSGTPTLARDSIYAAVMLDINGTLGLAALIGGFKHGEQSYNDDSGRTYTVMILTAMGISMVVPEFVPSQSWALYNVFTMVALVLLYSVFLRMQVGPHSYFFSYSYPDKKRRPAPRQDAEAEPESGAATSVIVMLAGVAVVGALAEALSVSMPAALAGTHAPFALLALVVAIISAGPEIITALRAALRNRMQSTVNIAMGASLSTVTLTIPIITLLAMCLGQPLQMAMTPGQAVMTVITLVVAAINLNDGQTNAIEGMTHLVLFLTFLMLTAIGL; translated from the coding sequence ATGCACCTGCTCAAGCAAGAGAAGTTCCTGGTACTGGCCCTGCTCCTGGCCGTCGCGGCGCACTCGGGCATCATGGAAAGCGCCGCCGAGGGCGGCTGGATGGCCGCCCTGGCCGCGTCCGTGGTGCTGATCGCCGCCATCCTGGCCGCCTCGATGAGCGTGGCCAACCATGCCGAGCAGCTCGCGCACAAGGTGGGCGACCCGTATGGCAGCATGCTGCTGACCCTGGCCGCGGTGGCCGTGGAGGTCATCGTGCTGGGCATCGTCCTGGTCAACAGCGGCACGCCCACGCTGGCGCGCGACAGTATCTACGCCGCCGTCATGCTGGACATCAACGGCACGCTGGGGCTGGCCGCGCTGATCGGCGGCTTCAAGCACGGCGAGCAGTCCTACAACGACGATTCCGGCCGCACCTATACCGTCATGATCCTCACCGCCATGGGCATTTCCATGGTCGTGCCGGAATTCGTGCCGTCGCAGTCCTGGGCGCTCTACAACGTCTTCACCATGGTCGCCCTGGTGCTGCTGTACAGCGTGTTCCTGCGCATGCAGGTGGGCCCGCACAGCTATTTCTTCAGCTACAGCTATCCGGACAAGAAGCGCCGGCCCGCCCCGCGGCAGGACGCCGAGGCGGAGCCGGAGAGCGGCGCGGCCACGTCGGTGATCGTCATGCTGGCCGGCGTGGCGGTCGTGGGCGCGCTGGCGGAGGCGCTGTCGGTGTCGATGCCGGCGGCGCTGGCGGGCACCCACGCGCCCTTCGCGCTGCTGGCCCTGGTCGTGGCCATCATCTCGGCGGGTCCCGAAATCATCACCGCCCTGCGGGCGGCGCTGCGCAACCGCATGCAGTCCACGGTGAATATCGCCATGGGCGCGTCGCTGTCGACCGTGACGCTGACCATCCCCATCATTACCTTGCTGGCGATGTGCCTGGGGCAGCCGCTGCAAATGGCGATGACGCCGGGGCAGGCGGTGATGACCGTCATCACGCTGGTGGTGGCGGCCATCAATCTCAACGACGGGCAGACCAACGCCATCGAGGGGATGACGCACCTGGTGCTGTTCCTCACCTTCCTGATGCTGACGGCGATCGGGCTGTAG
- the glgX gene encoding glycogen debranching protein GlgX gives MPNQPRITEGSPFPLGATLTENGVNFALFSAHATRVDLCLFDELGEQQIECITLPEFTDEIWHVHVAGLTAGTVYGYRVYGPYEPENGHRFNHNKLLLDPYAKAYVGELKWDPAVFGYTLGDEQGDLSFDERDSAPFVPKCRVVDQRFTWTHATRVRVPWERTIFYETHVRGYTMRHPGVPEALRGSFAGLARDAVIDHIKSLGVTSVELLPIHVFLNDSHLLDQGLTNYWGYNTIGFFAPDPRYFSQAPGAITELKQMIDRFHEAGLEIILDVVYNHTAEGSELGPTLSFRGIDNASYYRLLPDQKRYYINDTGTGNTLNLSHPRVLQMVMDSLRYWVTEMNVDGFRFDLATILAREPDGFDYNSGFLKACRQDPILSSVKLIAEPWDCGPGGYQVGNFPPGWAEWNDRYRDTTRAFWKGDDGMAPELASRITASGGDFNHGGRRPWASVNFLTAHDGFTLNDLVSYNDKHNEANGEDNRDGHSDNRSWNCGAEGPTDDPDIRALRERQKRNMLATLLFSQGTPMIVAGDEFGRTQQGNNNAYCQDNDISWVDWEIGEDGLALIEFVRKLTTLRHTLPVLRRGRFLTGDYDESMDVADVKWLSSSGQELTHEQWADTNMRCFGLVIDGRARATGIRRPASDATLLLIFNAYHDVVDFTLPEIPGNDRWTCLIDTNAPVRAELPEFASGDVYQVTGRSLLLFSLQAKGATQRVFDKLEEALTDEETPEPAREAAAIVRDTVKKTRTSKKDGGDAQGGKTGGGAP, from the coding sequence ATGCCCAATCAACCTCGAATCACCGAAGGCTCGCCCTTCCCCCTGGGCGCGACCCTGACCGAAAACGGCGTCAATTTCGCGCTTTTCTCGGCCCATGCCACCAGAGTCGACCTGTGCCTGTTCGATGAACTCGGCGAACAGCAGATCGAGTGCATCACCCTGCCGGAATTCACCGATGAAATCTGGCACGTCCACGTCGCCGGCCTGACGGCGGGAACGGTCTACGGCTATCGCGTATACGGTCCCTACGAACCGGAGAACGGTCACCGCTTCAATCACAACAAGCTGCTGCTCGACCCCTATGCCAAGGCCTATGTCGGCGAATTGAAATGGGACCCCGCCGTCTTCGGCTACACCCTGGGCGACGAACAGGGCGACCTCAGCTTCGACGAGCGCGACAGCGCGCCCTTCGTGCCCAAGTGCCGTGTGGTGGACCAGCGCTTCACCTGGACGCACGCCACGCGCGTGCGCGTGCCGTGGGAACGCACCATCTTCTACGAGACCCACGTGCGCGGCTACACCATGCGCCATCCCGGAGTGCCGGAGGCGCTGCGCGGCAGCTTCGCCGGCCTGGCACGCGACGCGGTCATCGACCACATCAAGAGCCTGGGCGTGACCTCCGTGGAGCTGCTGCCCATCCACGTCTTCCTCAACGACAGCCATCTGCTGGACCAGGGCCTGACCAACTACTGGGGCTACAACACCATCGGCTTCTTCGCCCCCGACCCCCGCTATTTCTCGCAGGCGCCGGGCGCCATCACCGAGTTGAAGCAGATGATCGACCGCTTCCACGAAGCCGGCCTGGAGATCATCCTGGACGTGGTCTACAACCATACGGCAGAAGGCAGCGAGCTGGGGCCGACGCTGTCCTTCCGCGGCATCGACAATGCCTCGTACTACCGCCTGCTGCCCGACCAGAAGCGCTACTACATCAACGATACCGGCACCGGCAATACGCTGAACCTGTCGCATCCCCGCGTGCTGCAGATGGTGATGGACAGCCTGCGCTACTGGGTGACGGAAATGAACGTCGACGGCTTCCGCTTCGACCTCGCCACCATCCTGGCGCGCGAGCCGGACGGCTTCGACTACAACAGCGGCTTTCTCAAGGCTTGCCGCCAGGATCCCATCCTGTCCAGCGTCAAGCTGATCGCCGAGCCCTGGGACTGCGGTCCCGGCGGCTACCAGGTGGGCAACTTCCCGCCCGGCTGGGCCGAATGGAACGACCGCTACCGCGACACCACGCGCGCCTTCTGGAAAGGCGACGACGGCATGGCGCCGGAATTGGCCAGCCGCATCACGGCCTCCGGCGGCGACTTCAACCACGGCGGCCGGCGCCCCTGGGCCAGCGTCAACTTCCTGACCGCGCACGACGGCTTCACGCTGAACGACCTGGTTTCCTACAACGACAAGCACAACGAGGCCAACGGCGAGGACAACCGCGACGGGCATTCCGACAACCGTTCCTGGAATTGCGGCGCCGAGGGCCCGACCGACGACCCGGACATCCGCGCGCTGCGCGAACGGCAGAAACGCAATATGCTCGCCACCCTGCTGTTCTCCCAGGGCACGCCGATGATCGTGGCCGGCGATGAATTCGGGCGCACCCAGCAGGGCAACAACAACGCCTACTGCCAGGACAACGACATCAGTTGGGTCGACTGGGAAATCGGCGAGGACGGGCTGGCCCTGATCGAGTTCGTGCGCAAGCTGACCACCTTGCGCCACACCTTGCCGGTGCTGCGGCGGGGCCGCTTCCTGACCGGCGACTACGACGAGAGCATGGACGTGGCCGACGTCAAATGGCTGAGCTCGTCGGGCCAGGAACTTACGCACGAGCAATGGGCGGACACCAATATGCGCTGCTTCGGCCTGGTCATCGACGGCCGCGCGCGCGCCACCGGCATACGCCGGCCCGCCTCCGACGCCACGCTGCTGCTGATCTTCAACGCCTATCACGACGTGGTGGACTTCACCCTGCCGGAGATCCCCGGCAACGACCGCTGGACCTGCCTGATCGACACCAACGCGCCGGTGCGGGCCGAGTTGCCGGAATTCGCCTCGGGCGACGTCTACCAGGTGACGGGTCGTTCGCTGCTGCTGTTCTCCCTGCAAGCCAAGGGGGCGACGCAGCGCGTCTTCGACAAGCTGGAGGAAGCCTTGACCGACGAGGAAACGCCGGAGCCCGCGCGCGAGGCGGCCGCCATCGTGCGGGATACGGTGAAGAAGACAAGGACGAGCAAGAAAGACGGCGGCGACGCGCAAGGCGGTAAAACCGGCGGCGGCGCGCCGTAG
- a CDS encoding CsbD family protein, whose protein sequence is MNKDQVKGVGEQVKGKVNETVGKVTGNKSQELKGDVQQGMGKAQKAWGDAKEEAKDQAKDDAAVRKPH, encoded by the coding sequence ATGAACAAGGACCAAGTGAAGGGTGTGGGCGAACAGGTCAAGGGCAAGGTCAACGAAACCGTCGGCAAGGTCACCGGGAACAAGTCCCAGGAACTGAAGGGTGACGTTCAGCAAGGCATGGGCAAGGCCCAGAAGGCATGGGGCGACGCCAAGGAAGAAGCCAAGGACCAAGCCAAGGACGACGCCGCCGTCCGCAAGCCGCACTGA
- the hutG gene encoding N-formylglutamate deformylase, whose translation MSEIFHFERGTAPLLISIPHLGSLIADEQKPHMTETGLRSGDTDWHLDTLYAFARSIGASFLWARYSRYVVDLNRSPDDGNLYPGQTKTGLCPTLAFDGTPLYKDESVLTDAERARRLRTYWQPYHDQLRAEIDRLRARHGKVMLWEGHSIASVLPRLFDGKLPDLNIGTAGGDSCAPAMEQAIRARLEQDCPYTWAINGRFKGGYITRAYGDPARNVHAIQLEMCQSTYMNESYPYALREDLAGGVTPVVESLVRAAYACL comes from the coding sequence ATGAGCGAAATATTCCACTTCGAACGCGGCACGGCGCCGCTGCTGATTTCCATTCCCCACCTGGGCAGCCTGATCGCCGACGAGCAGAAGCCCCACATGACCGAGACCGGCCTGCGCTCGGGCGATACCGACTGGCACCTGGACACCCTGTATGCCTTCGCCCGAAGCATCGGCGCGTCCTTCCTGTGGGCGCGCTATTCGCGCTACGTGGTGGACCTGAACCGCTCGCCCGACGACGGCAACCTCTACCCCGGCCAGACCAAGACCGGTTTGTGCCCCACCCTCGCGTTCGACGGCACGCCCTTGTACAAGGACGAGTCGGTGCTGACTGACGCCGAGCGCGCGCGCCGCCTGCGGACCTACTGGCAGCCCTATCACGACCAGTTGCGCGCCGAGATCGATCGCCTGCGCGCCCGGCACGGCAAGGTCATGCTGTGGGAAGGCCACTCCATCGCCAGCGTGCTGCCGCGCCTGTTCGACGGCAAGCTGCCCGACCTGAACATCGGCACCGCCGGCGGCGACAGTTGCGCGCCGGCCATGGAACAGGCCATCCGCGCGCGCCTGGAACAGGACTGCCCCTACACCTGGGCCATCAACGGCCGCTTCAAGGGCGGCTACATCACGCGCGCCTACGGCGACCCCGCGCGGAACGTGCACGCCATCCAACTGGAAATGTGCCAGTCCACCTACATGAACGAGTCCTACCCCTACGCCTTGCGCGAGGACCTGGCCGGCGGCGTGACGCCGGTGGTGGAGAGCCTGGTGCGCGCGGCCTACGCTTGCCTGTAG
- a CDS encoding DMT family transporter, with the protein MNHSDRLSSPPGGALARRLPELSLVGVTMIWGLTFLTVQHALAYSTPLFFVGCRFAAAALAVGLVSRRALRGIAWRDIRAGAVIGACIVTGYGLQTMGLQHVASSESGFLTALYVPLVPLLQWLFWRRPPHAMCLVGVACAFAGMLCFADGGAGLALSFNLGQTLTLVAAVAFALEISAISHYASRVNVRCVTVAQLAFTAIFAFALRPLVGEHDAPALSWELAAFAGGLGCASALIQVAMNWAQKTVDASRAAIIYAGEPIWAGLFGRLAGERLPALALVGGFLIVLAIVLSSIPRPKPRNAYRARPGIEPK; encoded by the coding sequence GTGAACCACTCCGACCGCCTCTCGTCCCCGCCAGGCGGCGCCCTGGCCCGCCGCCTGCCCGAACTGTCGCTGGTCGGCGTCACCATGATCTGGGGCCTGACCTTCCTCACGGTCCAGCATGCCCTGGCCTACAGCACGCCGCTGTTCTTCGTGGGCTGCCGCTTCGCGGCGGCGGCACTGGCGGTGGGACTGGTCTCGCGCCGCGCGCTGCGCGGCATCGCCTGGCGCGACATCCGCGCCGGCGCCGTCATCGGCGCCTGCATCGTCACGGGCTACGGCTTGCAGACCATGGGACTGCAGCACGTGGCCAGCAGCGAATCGGGATTTCTCACGGCGCTGTACGTTCCCCTGGTGCCGCTGCTGCAATGGCTGTTCTGGCGGCGGCCGCCCCATGCCATGTGCCTGGTGGGCGTGGCGTGCGCCTTCGCGGGCATGCTGTGCTTCGCCGACGGCGGCGCCGGGCTGGCCTTGTCCTTCAACCTGGGGCAGACGCTGACGCTGGTGGCGGCGGTGGCCTTCGCGCTGGAAATCAGCGCCATCAGCCACTACGCCTCGCGCGTGAACGTGCGCTGCGTGACGGTGGCGCAACTGGCGTTCACCGCGATCTTCGCCTTCGCGCTGCGGCCCCTGGTGGGCGAGCACGACGCGCCGGCGCTGTCCTGGGAACTGGCGGCCTTCGCCGGCGGACTGGGTTGCGCCAGCGCGCTGATCCAGGTGGCGATGAACTGGGCGCAGAAGACGGTCGACGCTTCGCGCGCGGCCATCATCTACGCGGGCGAGCCCATCTGGGCCGGCCTGTTCGGCCGTCTCGCCGGCGAGCGCCTGCCGGCGCTGGCCCTGGTCGGTGGGTTCCTGATCGTGCTGGCCATCGTCCTGTCGTCCATCCCGCGGCCCAAGCCGCGGAACGCCTACCGCGCCCGGCCCGGCATCGAGCCGAAGTAA
- a CDS encoding RNA polymerase sigma factor produces MSTPPSKKGWLAYYGELLGTWTRRADSRHDAEDATHDAIANLLDGRAAAVEYPRGYLHRSVHNRLIDIHRQSQVLDRVPLHDLPEPDHPVVSDPDAAPRTAQLVADLKTALLDLPVKCRQVFLWHRLEGYTQEEIAQRMGISVNMVEKYMIRATRHLRERLKHHAPH; encoded by the coding sequence ATGTCCACGCCCCCCTCCAAGAAAGGTTGGCTCGCCTATTACGGCGAGCTGCTGGGCACCTGGACGCGCCGCGCCGACTCCCGGCATGACGCGGAGGACGCCACGCACGACGCCATCGCCAACCTGCTGGATGGCCGCGCCGCCGCGGTCGAATACCCGCGCGGCTATCTGCATCGCAGCGTGCACAACCGGCTGATCGACATTCATCGCCAAAGCCAGGTTCTCGATCGCGTGCCGCTGCACGACCTGCCCGAACCCGACCATCCCGTGGTTTCCGATCCGGACGCCGCGCCGCGCACCGCGCAATTGGTGGCCGACCTGAAGACGGCGCTGCTGGACCTGCCGGTGAAATGCCGGCAGGTCTTTCTATGGCACCGGCTGGAAGGCTATACGCAGGAGGAGATCGCGCAGCGCATGGGCATCTCGGTCAATATGGTCGAAAAATACATGATTCGCGCCACACGGCACCTGCGGGAGCGGTTAAAACATCATGCCCCGCACTGA
- a CDS encoding FecR family protein: MTATESALPSHPRDAAAYWFARVHSGNFSAAEQLRFQQWRQAAAAHEHEYRALENIWRAAGELRPEDVEDLLQAPEPGARRSPSSARRAWLASGMSLCALAAAGGFWGWQQRSGPARYAAEFSTRPGERRRETLPDGSTLDINTRSRVTVRYFDRERHVALAEGEVMFLVAKDTARPFIVDAGAAAVRVTGTEFDVRREGEDVGVTVQSGSVEVTTGHWWRRERVALTAGLGAGTRAGQALPVDRVDVAAVTAWRQGKVVFKDRPLQDVVAEMNRYLEHPIHIADSRLARLSMAGVFSTQDGPGFLQALAATLPVSVRPRADGGVDLAYSR, from the coding sequence ATGACCGCCACCGAATCCGCCCTGCCGTCCCACCCGCGCGACGCCGCCGCCTATTGGTTCGCGCGCGTGCATTCGGGCAATTTCAGCGCGGCCGAGCAGCTCAGGTTCCAGCAATGGCGGCAGGCGGCGGCCGCGCACGAGCACGAATACCGGGCGCTGGAAAACATCTGGCGGGCGGCGGGCGAACTGCGGCCGGAGGACGTGGAGGATCTGCTCCAGGCGCCGGAACCCGGCGCCCGGCGGTCACCGTCCAGCGCGCGGCGGGCCTGGCTGGCCAGCGGGATGTCGCTCTGCGCCCTCGCCGCCGCCGGCGGCTTCTGGGGCTGGCAACAGCGTTCGGGGCCGGCGCGCTATGCCGCGGAATTCTCGACGCGTCCGGGCGAACGGCGCCGGGAGACGCTGCCCGATGGATCCACGCTCGACATCAACACCCGCAGCCGCGTCACGGTGCGCTACTTCGACCGCGAGCGCCATGTCGCGCTGGCCGAAGGCGAAGTGATGTTCCTGGTGGCGAAGGACACGGCGCGGCCCTTCATCGTGGACGCGGGCGCGGCCGCCGTGCGCGTGACCGGCACGGAATTCGACGTGCGCCGCGAGGGCGAGGACGTCGGCGTCACGGTGCAATCCGGGTCGGTGGAAGTCACGACGGGCCATTGGTGGCGGCGCGAGCGCGTCGCCCTCACGGCAGGCCTGGGCGCCGGGACCAGGGCCGGCCAGGCGTTGCCGGTGGACCGCGTCGACGTCGCCGCGGTGACGGCGTGGCGCCAGGGCAAGGTGGTGTTCAAGGACCGTCCGCTCCAGGATGTGGTCGCCGAGATGAACCGCTACCTGGAGCACCCGATCCACATTGCCGACAGCCGCCTGGCCCGTCTCAGCATGGCCGGCGTCTTCAGCACGCAGGACGGCCCGGGCTTCCTGCAGGCGCTTGCCGCCACCTTGCCGGTGAGCGTCAGGCCGCGCGCCGATGGCGGCGTCGATCTCGCCTATTCCCGCTGA